A stretch of the uncultured Desulfobacter sp. genome encodes the following:
- a CDS encoding integration host factor subunit alpha: MTCTKSTLIEKISETFDQNPSQSKEVLEILIEIMKSTLASGEDIMISGFGKFQVIEKSPRKGRNPATGDAMILEKRRVVTFKCAGKLKNKINK, encoded by the coding sequence TTGACCTGTACCAAATCCACACTCATCGAAAAAATTTCAGAGACCTTTGATCAGAACCCATCCCAGTCCAAAGAGGTACTTGAAATCCTGATTGAAATCATGAAGTCTACTCTGGCTTCGGGCGAAGATATTATGATTTCCGGATTCGGAAAATTCCAGGTGATTGAAAAATCACCAAGAAAGGGAAGAAACCCGGCTACAGGGGATGCCATGATCCTTGAAAAAAGACGGGTTGTGACATTCAAATGTGCAGGCAAGCTTAAAAACAAAATAAATAAATAA